The proteins below come from a single Drosophila busckii strain San Diego stock center, stock number 13000-0081.31 chromosome X, ASM1175060v1, whole genome shotgun sequence genomic window:
- the LOC108605703 gene encoding ubiquitin-conjugating enzyme E2 G2: MAGSALRRLMAEYKQLTMDPPEGIAAGPISEDNFFEWEALIAGPEGTCFEGGVFPARLIFPPDYPLSPPKMKFTCDMFHPNIFADGRVCISILHAPGDDPMGYELSAERWSPVQSVEKILLSVVSMLAEPNDESGANVDAAIMWRERREEFNSIAQRLVRKTLGLTT, from the exons ATGGCTGGCTCGGCGCTGCGACGCCTGATGGCAGAGTACAAAC AGTTAACAATGGATCCTCCAGAGGGCATTGCAGCGGGACCCATTAGTGAGGATAACTTTTTTGAGTGGGAAGCACTTATAGC CGGACCTGAAGGTACCTGCTTTGAAGGCGGAGTATTTCCAGCGCGCCTTATCTTTCCACCGGACTATCCGCTGAGTCCaccaaaaatgaaattcaCTTGTGATATGTTTCATCCAAACATTTTTGCCGATGGACGCGTTTGCATATCAATATTACATGCACCTGGTGATGATCCCATGGGCTATGAACTCTCTGCGGAACGTTGGAGTCCAGTGCAAAGTGTGGAGAAAATATTGCTAAGCGTGGTGAGCATGCTAGCGG AACCAAATGACGAGAGTGGTGCTAATGTGGATGCGGCAATCATGTGGCGAGAGCGGAGAGAAGAGTTTAATAGCATTGCACAGCGTTTGGTGCGCAAAACGCTTGGTTTGACCACATAA